From the Nocardia higoensis genome, one window contains:
- a CDS encoding DUF485 domain-containing protein yields the protein MTIDLDGTATPRTPGAEEFARAQASPEFQELRNRLRRFVFPMTALFLVWYLGYVLLGAYAHDFMAAKVIGNINAGLLLGLAQFLTTFAITGAYVRFANREIDPRAAAIRAELEGGQA from the coding sequence ATGACCATTGACCTCGACGGGACCGCGACGCCGCGCACTCCCGGCGCCGAGGAATTCGCCCGGGCACAGGCGAGCCCGGAATTCCAGGAGTTGCGTAACCGGCTGCGCCGCTTCGTCTTCCCGATGACCGCGCTGTTCCTGGTGTGGTACCTCGGCTATGTGCTGCTCGGCGCCTACGCGCACGACTTCATGGCCGCAAAGGTGATCGGCAACATCAATGCCGGTCTGCTGCTGGGTCTCGCGCAGTTCCTGACCACCTTCGCGATCACCGGCGCCTACGTCCGCTTCGCCAACCGCGAGATCGATCCGCGCGCGGCCGCCATCCGCGCCGAACTGGAAGGTGGGCAGGCGTGA
- a CDS encoding LytR/AlgR family response regulator transcription factor encodes MTQQTGGSTGTLRVLAVDDEQPALDELVYLLRTRPEIGEIHAANEATGALRLLRTHQVDAVFLDIDMPGLDGMELAGILGEFAHPPAVVFVTAHDDRAVGAFDLGALDYLLKPLREARLAEAIRRIAQARATGPHPEEPRQDPNEVIPVELGGVTTLVDRATVSWVEADGDYARLHTTAGSHLVRIPLSALESRWENAGFLRVHRSYLVALRLVTGLRTVGTGTLVCLRGEGEAAAVELPVARRQVRELKQRLVLGPRHTRPKPNGSSR; translated from the coding sequence GTGACACAGCAGACCGGTGGATCGACGGGCACACTGCGGGTGCTCGCCGTCGACGACGAGCAGCCCGCCCTGGACGAGCTGGTGTATCTGCTGCGGACCAGACCCGAGATCGGCGAGATCCACGCCGCGAACGAGGCCACCGGCGCCCTGCGCCTGCTGCGCACCCATCAGGTCGACGCGGTCTTCCTCGACATCGACATGCCGGGACTGGACGGCATGGAGCTGGCGGGCATCCTCGGCGAGTTCGCCCACCCACCCGCGGTGGTGTTCGTGACCGCGCACGACGACCGCGCGGTCGGCGCGTTCGACCTGGGCGCGCTGGACTATCTGCTCAAGCCGCTGCGCGAGGCCCGGCTGGCCGAGGCGATCCGCCGGATCGCGCAGGCGCGCGCCACCGGGCCGCATCCGGAGGAACCGCGCCAGGACCCCAACGAGGTCATCCCGGTGGAGCTCGGCGGGGTCACCACGCTGGTCGACCGGGCCACGGTGAGCTGGGTGGAGGCCGACGGCGACTATGCCCGCCTGCACACCACCGCGGGGTCGCACCTGGTCCGGATTCCGCTCTCGGCGCTGGAATCGCGCTGGGAGAACGCCGGTTTCCTGCGCGTGCACCGCTCGTATCTGGTGGCGTTGCGGTTGGTGACCGGGCTGCGGACGGTCGGCACCGGCACGCTGGTGTGCCTGCGCGGCGAGGGCGAGGCGGCGGCGGTGGAGCTGCCGGTGGCGCGACGGCAGGTGCGCGAACTCAAGCAGCGACTGGTGCTCGGCCCCCGGCACACGCGACCGAAGCCGAACGGATCGAGCCGGTGA
- a CDS encoding cation acetate symporter: MQAQALTVAALLLAAIATVSIGAYGVRLARTTSDFLVASRSVGPGWNAAAISGEYLSAASFLGVAGLIAKYGADALWYPVGFTAGYLGLLMFVAAPLRRSGAYTVPDFAEFRLGSLTLRRLAAVVVVLVCAVYLIPQFQGAGLTLRILLGVPGWVGALAVGAIVIANVAGGGMRSITLVQAFQYWLKLTAVALPALVLFGHFLGTPREIGTAAPPVVAERTTVEVTTEVLVQVSTAQEVTITGRLDGLPVDGVAVLAPGRHELAADTELVLPAGATVPVVAGAPTDGASWLLPGGGLGGAHPTYQVFSLIIATFLGTMGLPHVLVRFYTNPDGRAARTTALAVIGLVGLFYLFPILLGVFSRLYVPQLLITGTSDAAVLLLPGSVLAGLPGQLIAALVAAGAIAAFLSTSSGLLVSIAGVLSTDMLRGRVRDFRVAAIAAGAVPLALSLTVVSLDLSRTVGLAFAVAASTLAPLLVLGIWWRGLTARGAAAGLCVGGLLAGTATAVSVLGGASEAVAGGWLAALLGYPAAISVPAAFLTMIVVSAFTRAQPAAQVRGVFVRMHAPERLGMGSDREPGSRGA; this comes from the coding sequence GTGCAGGCGCAGGCGCTGACGGTGGCGGCGCTGCTGCTGGCGGCGATCGCCACGGTGTCGATCGGCGCGTACGGAGTCCGGCTGGCGCGCACCACCTCCGATTTCCTGGTCGCCTCGCGCAGTGTCGGGCCGGGCTGGAATGCCGCCGCCATCTCCGGTGAGTACCTGTCGGCCGCCTCGTTTCTCGGGGTGGCCGGGTTGATCGCCAAGTACGGCGCGGACGCGCTGTGGTACCCGGTGGGGTTCACCGCGGGCTATCTCGGGCTGCTGATGTTCGTGGCCGCTCCCCTGCGCCGGTCCGGTGCCTACACGGTGCCCGACTTCGCCGAGTTCCGGCTGGGCTCGCTGACCTTGCGCCGACTGGCCGCCGTGGTGGTGGTGCTGGTGTGCGCGGTGTATCTGATCCCGCAGTTCCAGGGTGCGGGCCTGACGCTGCGGATCCTGCTGGGGGTACCGGGCTGGGTGGGCGCGCTGGCGGTGGGCGCCATCGTGATCGCGAACGTGGCCGGTGGCGGGATGCGCTCGATCACGCTGGTGCAGGCGTTCCAGTACTGGTTGAAGCTGACGGCCGTGGCCCTGCCCGCGCTGGTGCTGTTCGGGCACTTCCTGGGAACACCCCGCGAGATCGGTACGGCCGCACCGCCGGTGGTGGCCGAGCGGACCACTGTCGAGGTCACCACCGAGGTCCTCGTGCAGGTGTCCACGGCCCAGGAGGTCACCATCACCGGCCGCCTGGACGGCCTGCCGGTGGACGGTGTGGCGGTGCTCGCCCCCGGGCGGCACGAGCTGGCCGCCGACACCGAGCTGGTGCTGCCCGCGGGTGCGACGGTGCCGGTCGTCGCGGGTGCGCCCACCGACGGCGCGAGCTGGCTGCTCCCGGGCGGCGGACTAGGCGGCGCACACCCCACCTATCAGGTCTTCTCGCTGATCATCGCGACGTTCCTGGGCACCATGGGATTGCCGCACGTGCTGGTGCGCTTCTATACCAACCCCGACGGCCGGGCCGCGCGCACGACCGCGCTGGCGGTGATCGGCCTGGTCGGATTGTTCTACCTGTTCCCGATCCTGCTGGGCGTGTTCTCCCGCCTGTATGTCCCCCAACTGCTGATCACCGGGACCTCCGACGCCGCCGTGCTGTTGCTGCCCGGTTCGGTGCTGGCCGGTCTGCCCGGGCAGTTGATCGCGGCACTGGTGGCGGCGGGCGCCATCGCGGCGTTCCTGTCCACCTCCTCGGGTCTGCTGGTGAGCATCGCCGGTGTGCTGAGCACCGACATGCTGCGCGGCCGGGTGCGGGACTTCCGGGTGGCCGCGATCGCGGCGGGCGCTGTGCCGCTGGCGCTCTCGCTGACGGTGGTGTCGCTGGATCTGTCGCGGACGGTGGGGCTGGCGTTCGCGGTGGCGGCCTCCACGCTGGCTCCGCTGCTGGTCCTGGGCATCTGGTGGCGTGGGCTCACGGCCCGTGGCGCGGCCGCCGGGCTGTGCGTCGGCGGGCTGCTCGCGGGAACGGCGACCGCGGTGTCGGTGCTGGGCGGGGCATCGGAGGCGGTGGCGGGCGGGTGGCTCGCGGCGCTGCTCGGCTATCCCGCGGCGATCAGCGTGCCCGCGGCCTTTCTGACCATGATCGTCGTCAGCGCGTTCACCCGCGCTCAGCCTGCCGCCCAGGTCCGCGGGGTGTTCGTGCGGATGCACGCGCCGGAGCGGCTGGGCATGGGATCCGATCGCGAACCGGGCTCACGCGGCGCCTGA